The Malaclemys terrapin pileata isolate rMalTer1 chromosome 5, rMalTer1.hap1, whole genome shotgun sequence genomic interval gtttcctgagcccagaaacagcattccactgtggtcagcacctctgtgaatgccacaagcaatctcatgtcgtagctactatgcgtggtgagatcaatgtcaaaCTGCTCTTGCCTTTGTactttaaggaataactccactgccactcatgatgtgttagtgagagcgagcagcatattggtcaacagtgcgggatccattcctgcagaccgaagaggcagagcgtgcagtacacaaaccattgaaagatggtgccaaatgcggacagaagcacagtgattgctgggatgcaaagcaatgcatcacggggcattgggacaggacccaggatgccccacgaccccctccgccttcccgcaactcttagcggcagaagaggaagagatgctctctGGGATAGCAGCTCAGAGCACACCGCTCCGAATACCGATGCAAGTGCCGGAaatgtgaacacgctattgtgcaggcagcagagagtatgaacacacaacagcggtttcccttcagcactctctgagcTGCGATGTAACTGCCAGcaatgtaactctgccagtgtagacataccctagttCTATTATTAAAATGATGAGCTTGGGTAATTGTAAATGACAAAGTAGGAGAAGTTGCTTAACAATATTATTTTTACTGGATGATATAATTACAGCCACATGTGACAAAGGCTACTTTCCAAACTCTGGcagaaaaacaaaatagtttGCTAAGCATTGACATTATCATGGTGTAAAGAGTAAGCAAGGGCTTTAAAACTGAGGGCACCAGATGACAGAGTTCTTCCAATCAGTGTCAGCATACTCAGCGCCATTAGTATCCCAACTTCCAGAACTTCTCCATAAGACTGACAATGAAGTTTATGCCATACAGTCTTActcttccccctccaccaccacccatgCATGCATATTCATTATCAAAGTGCCCCAGGGTTACAATGTAAAGCCAAGGAAATGATCTTTTTCCCAAGCAGGGACCTAAGTAACACTGACAGCAGTAATTAGATTTCCAGCATTTGTTAATCTTTTGAAAAGAGATGCTTGTAAATTTCCTATTAATGAGAATTGTTAAACAATTGCAGCATGGAAAAAATAGATAATCATTCTGCAGGAATCTTGTAAAAGTTGTTATAAGCATATTTTAATTCATTGTTATGTCTTTCATTTTCATAAACTGGACTTTTATTCTGAAATTCTCTAAATAAAACTATTAAGTAGTGGCTCCCAGCTAATACAAACCTCTGTTACAGTAGGTAGCTAGCCTTAAATTTCTAAAAAATCTGAATGTGAGTGAATCATTGAGACAAAAACTATTGCAAGCAATCAGAAATAGGAAGATATGTGTAAAATAGGCTGAGTTCTTTCTCTTTCCAGTCCGGGATATATATTGATTTATGAAGGGTCCAGGACTgaggtcaaagggagttttggcactgacttcagtgaaagtagGATTTTACTGATCACTAAGAAATTATATTGTAAGAtaccaagggcctgattttcagaagagctgagcacctACAATTCTAACTGAAATCAACAGgcgctgtgggtgctcagcacctttgtaAATCAGGCTCTCAGTGCAGTGGTTTAGACGTTCATTCCAGGCTACGGTATACTTCATAACTCCCTGAAAAAATTAGTGATTTCACTAATATAGCATGAAGCATGAGGATGTTACTGGGGAACTGGGTTGCATTTCTTGTTGGCCCACAGATATAGGGAATATAATAATAAGCATTATTTAGCAAAAAGCAGCATTTAAGGAAAGCAGAGAAGAATATTCCATAAGGCGTATGCTTGTCTGTCGTGTTACAGAGTCAGATGGCCTAGACCTTGGAAAGAAAATCAGCATCCCCAGAGACATCATGGTGGAGGAATTATCAGTACTCAGCAACAGAGGTGCAAGGCTATTCAAGATGCGTCAAAGGAGATCTGACAAGTACACCTATGAAAACTATCATTATTTAGCAAATAAGCAAAGGAATGTGAGTATTTTGTATTACAAGTTTCTAAATACAGTACAATGAGACCGGTGTGGGGTTAACTATGATTTGCATGGTACTGATTGCAAGAATTATCCATAGCTTTAGGAAAAGATTTGAATTGAACCATGACCTGGAACAAGGCCAGTGTGAAACATAAAGTGAGCTGTATCATTTTGAGGTCTTCTAGACAAACCAAAAAAGGCTCAGATCTGGGTGCTGCTTTTAGGTCCCACAGAATGGGACAACAAGGTTCCAGGGCCTCAGGTTGAAAGTATTCACATCCAAATATGACTCAGgtcagtagtgaccaaaagtcattACCATGTGGCAGCTGATTGGTGATTTAGGATGATGTAAGGATTACTTTGTTAATAACAGCTGAGGGCTTTGAAGATGCAAAGTTTTATATAAACAGCaagtattaatattattattgttattattactattaaaatAGGTTGGTGATCTTATTCCAGTTCCTAGTCAGTAACATCACCTGTGCAATTGGCACTAATAGTCTTCCTTGCTGGCACTCTTAGGAAAGGAGTAAGGAATTAAATGGGCCATGGGGACAAAACTGCCCCTTGAGCTGGCCCTTAAGGAATACGGTTGAGGCACATTTGTGGGATAGTAGGAATTGCTGACTGGGAATCAGATGCTTCTATATTCTAATACTAGTTTTGACACTCATTCCTTCTGGGGCCTGGGGTAATATACCTAACCTCTCCGCCTCGTTTTCTACATTTATAGAAATAGTGATAATTACATTTACAGATTCACCTAGTTCTCAGGTGTGTTGTGAAGTTTAATTAGTTAGGGCTCTCtcctgcaaggttctgagcaTTTCAGTCCCAGTCTAGCAAAACAATTAAACACAGGCTTAACTGTAAGTGAGtgagtaaccccactgacttcaatgctgGTTCAGGCCCTTAATGCACTACAGTCCGCATTTCAATTCCATGCATActtccccactgatttcagttatgAAAGCATGTGACTGAGGAGCACAATTTGTCCCAGCATCTTTAAACTGCTTCAAAGATGAAGAGAGCTGTATAGGtatatatattattaattaaCCTAGAAAACAATTATTGCTAGATAGCAATTCCCATCCCCCAACAGTTTTTAAAACCTTCAAAGATGTTTCAAATGGTGGTGCTAATGCTTTTGGGTCCAGTCCAACTGCTAGTGAATCAaaacttccatttacttcaatgggagttggatcagattCTTCATTTGGGGCaagaaaacatatatatatataaggtatTGATGTGAGGTAGTATAACATTTTTATTGGCATGAGTATGGGATGAGCAGCACATTACTCAGGACTGGCAAAACACCAGGTGTTAAGGAAAACTATATATTGCATCACAGCATTGGGTATTTTGCTCTGAAAAAGCTATTTTAGCAACTCTTTTACAATTGTAAACATGTAGGGAGGGTTGGGTACTATACTGAAGCCAGGTTGGCTAAGTTACTATGAACTGGtctcagaaaaaaaatgcaataaaataacaGTATCATCTGCTGGATTCCTGGAAGCTTTTGATCCAGTTCATGAGGAAGAGCTTTGGGTAGCAGACCAGTAGTAGAGCCTTCCCTATTCCCCGCTGCCCATACTAATCAGAATGCTGAGGGAGTCCATGGCAATCAGATAGTATAAGATTATATTCATAAACAGGGGTTGAAATCCTCAAGATCACACCTGAACTCTCCAATATCTTGCCTTGTTACCTATTCAAGGAAGAAATCTTAGCTCTGTGATCTGTTATCGTTCAGAAGCCCCTGCCTTTTCAGCTCAATAAATGGACTTTGCTCATAGATGAGACTCTGTCCCAATATCCTGTCATAgataaaaagatagattttatattcattttttgtgATGAGTAGAAGGAAAACAGCTGGTGACTGGAGCTTCCAGATTTTCATTCACTCAGTCGAAATTAAAATGAGGACTAGGGCCAAGTTTTGATGTTGAGAAGtgctgattttcaaagatactgagtgctcagcacccctgaaaatcaggccatttatttaggtctTAAATGTAGatatagggtgggattttcaaggacactcagcattggcctagaTGCTCCCACTAACGTCAATAGGAGCAAAGTTATCTGAACGGTTAGCTGAGCACTTTTAGAAATCCCACCCTAAAGTGTTCacctttaggcacccaagtttgaacattttgaCCGTAtggtttaatatttatttaagcTGAAAAATCTGAGGGCTAGAGTAAGTTagcatggctccattgaaatgaatgattTACACTACCTGAGCATGTGGGCCTGAGATTTTGAAAGCTggtgggccagattcaccaatACAATCTGGCTGATTTGCACTGCCCTGGTaatgcaaagcagccataaaACTGATTGAATTGGCCAATTCCTGAGGAAATATGCTGATGacactcccccctccttcccccgcagctGCATGTTAACTGATTATGCAATAGATAATAGAAGCCATGCAGCCAAAGTTAAGTCTGATACTAGCACTATAACTCACATGGGATTTCTGCAGTCAGTTCCTTGTTCAGTTCCCTCTTTGGTATTCTCCACAATGTAAGCTGAGCCATTCATATTCACACAGACCCTAGGGAAGGGAGAGAATGATGCCTTTTTAGTTTCTACTGACCTCCCTTAAGTGCCTGTTTGGTCAGCACTTGTGTGGCCTTGATCTACTCTGTGCCTTACACTGGAATGGATGATTTTGCCTGCTATGATTAAAATGATCTTTCCAATATACTTTAGGAGCATTCTAAAATGTACTGACCTGatcaaaaatatttcctttgtttcaagttaaaaaaaaaagtatttgtttgttttttctatctCAAGGAAATCCTACTCCAACACACTCTATATTTAAGTCCCCTTTAGACTGTCTCATTGCTAAAATAAGTTACTGACTGTTTTTTTTACAAGCCTCTGATTCTGTATTTAAAGAAACAATGATTAAGGCTTTGGATGTTTCCTTAGAACCAATGACCTGATGGGAGGTGGGGATAACTCCAGCctattaaaaatctccaagaAGTCGCCTGCACTAAGATTGTTGTGACTActgtaaaacaagaaaaaacaatccCACAAAGGTGTATAGACTTTTTGTGTGGCTGATGCATTTTCAATTGGTATACAAAAAGCATTTACAGAGAATCAATGGCTTTTATATTAACCCACCAGATTGCTTGAATCCTAGAATAGGAAGGATCTAGGATCAGTCTAGGGCAGTATTTCTCATCCAGTGGGGTCCtgaactgtggggcaggggaggtgtcATGAAAGACAATTGTGGGATGGGAGTCCTAAGGCATTGCCATTTTTATTGCAATCTAAACCAAAGAAAAtcttcttcccccactccccatacACACTTACCTTTCCAGATCTGGTATTCTCTATCAGCCTCTTGAAACACAGACACACCTAAATTATATAGGCTTATCATTGTTATCATTAATACATTTTTTGCTCTTACTTTTATAGTACATGTGGGGGGGTTCACAAACATTTTTGTCTTTGAACATGGGGTCACCAACATGAAAATGCTGAGATACACTGATCTAGTAGATCGGGTCTTGGACTAGGTGATGGGTTCAGTTCTCAGCTCAacacagacttcctgagtgaccttgggcaagtcgcttactATATCCCCaactcagttttccatctgtaatatGAGGATACTACTTCCCTACTTCAGAGAATCATATAACATCTCTTGATATGCATGTGCTATCAATGGTATTTGTTTCTATTCTAATGCAGCGTAGTGAACCTATGCAGAGTGTTAAAATGGAAACTAGCAGTGCCGAAGTTGGCCATCAGCACGCACCAATGACACCTCCTAATACACCTGACCCACGGAGCCCACCAAATCCTGAAAACATTGCACCAGGTAAAGTACAAACTATTGTAATTTGTGCACATACTGAGTACTCAGCTATTTCACAGCACAGAAAACAGCAGAGCATTTTGTTACATGATCATTAATGGGATATTTATTAGGGATCAGCAAATTGATTCAAATGAAGTTAGAAGTACTGTAAAGAATGTATATGAATCTTCATTTGAAATGCAAATCAGAGTAGTTAACTTGCTTCAGTGTGGTTTATAAAAATCTTCACATACCTCTATTGTCTAGTTTCACACCCAAGTGGAAATACATAGATACATTGAGAGAGGCTATTCTCATGATATCTGTGAGCTAATTAATGCCATGAAACACTAGAAATCCCAGGAGACATTTAGGCCAAAGTATATTTGATAAGTTTGAATAAACATCTGGGGCCAGATCATCAGATCCTAAATCTGCATAACCCCATTGATCTGATCCTATCAATCTTAATTGTCTATCTGCACTAAAATTTTCAGCCATCTGAGCTTCAGCATCACTAATTTTATTACAGCTTCTAAATGTGAATCTGAAGTCACTGCAGGTTCTGATTGAGCCCTTTATGTGGGAAtagctgagaggagaatttgtctCTCTGGATGCAgtgatatttttctattttaaagacCTTGCTTGCAAGGAtcctgttttctttatttaaagcCCTGAGCTACATGGAAGCCTAAAGACTAGAGCTGGCCAAATTATTTGTGACAATATATGAATATATGAATAGTGAATATAGCTCTTTTTCCTGGTTCTGAATTATCCATAAGCAGGCAGAGGTTTTTACAAAGTCATTCTTTGTTCAGCATTGTTCAGTGCATGCATGTTTTGTGTAGACTTTTTCCAGCCAGTATCAACTGGATCAATGCCACTCTATCAGTGATTGCTAAAAGTACTAAGAGCTTTAGTACACTGTGTATCCATAAGCCCAATACAATGTGAATGGGTGCAATCTCTATTTCCAAAGTTGAGGTGTGATCTTTGAGCTCATTGTCTGCAGAAAATATTTGTCTGaactctgatttttttctgatttggaaACAAAACAGTGTTTTTTATGCTGAAATGAAGCAATAGAATTAATTTAGAGAATTAGAAACCTATCAAGGTAAAAAGTTAGGAATAATTGTCCCTCTTCTTCCAACAAATAATTTTGACTCAGATCTTAGGACAACCCCTTGCTGTTTTTAATACTCTCAACTATGGTATATagtaagggcttgattctgccacccttacgcCTGTTGTGTAGCACCTAATTATGGAAGtaatcccactaaagtcaatggaactacttatgtAGTAAGGTACTGATCGAAAGGAGTAAGGATGAAGGAATCTATCCCTCATTGGTGAGGTTGAgaatgggtctgattcttcacTTGCTTGCATGGTGCAAGACAATGGAGAACCAGGGATACTGGatggtttttcaaaagtgcctaagggattAGGAGCATAGGTagggctggttccaggcaccagcgaaagaagcaggtgcctggggcggctaatagaaaggggcagcagtccGTCTGTTGTGGGGCGGCACATCTGggtctgcagtggcaattcggcggcgggtccttcagtgcctcgCTTCctctttggcagcagctcaattgCTCCGCTCAATcgggcttttctttttcttttctttttttcttcgcagcttggggcggcaaaaaagctggagccagccctgagcacaGGTCCCACTGAAAGGCAattggacttgtgctcctaactcTTTTTAGTGCTTTTTAAAAGCCTACCCAAAGACTAGTCTACAGGCAGAATTGAATTATTTTAACTAAAGGTTTGATTTTAAACTCATTTAGGTAAGCCAGTGCAAGAGGCTATGTGGACACTGGTACTTTGGTTTAAACCAGCTTAAATAAACAAGAAACAGGTTTAAGATAAACCAAAATAAACCACCCTTAAACCTAAATAAGCATCTACACagccttttgcactggtttaactaaagtgGTACAAATCCCCTATGTTTGCTTCCCACTTCTATGTAGTCTTGGACAAGTAACTTAACCCTCTCTTTTATTCAGCTTACCCTTCTATAAAATGGATATATAATAATTCTTATCTACTACATAGGACTGTAGTGAGCATTAATTAATATGTGTAACTACATAGGACTGTAGTGAGCATTAATTAATATGTGTAATTGCCTCTTTAGATACctgggtgaaaagtgctataaaatgcaaTGCATGATTATAATTATTTATCCTTGATTTATTTCCATGAAGGATATTCTGGACCACTGAAGGAAATTCCTCCTGAGAGGTTCAACACTACTTCTGTGCCAAAATATTATCAGTCCCCCTGGCTAGAAGCCATCAGCAATGACCCAGAGCTGTTGGAGGCTTTATACCCTAGACTGTTTAAGCCTGAAGCAAAGCCAGAGCTGCCTGACTACAGGAGCTTTAACAGGTAATTTAGGAAGGAAGATGAATTTTACCGGACGGTAGAAATACATATGtgaagtggaatttttttttaaccaaactaTATGGAAAAAAACTGgttcatacatgcacacacacatgtgcacacgcacacacaaagaCTTTAAAGGGGAAAGCACAATTAGTCTAAATCTAAATAATGGATTCTAAAATAAGCTCTAGCATAAACAACACAAGAGGAAGGTCATAGTAAAAGACTAAGAAataattaaagaagaaaaagtaagaGAAGAACACAATATCCAATGAAATTAGGAATTTGATGCATTTCTAGCaaaggtgctagaactagggatgctggtttgaagtgatttccatcatatacagggtttacagtttggttcaatggctttcaacaCCCCTACTATACAACTTGTTCCAGTGCGCCTGACTTGATGGAATAAATAGGACACAGCAAGGGCATGATCCAAAGCGTATTAgatctttccaatgacttcaatgggcactggatcagtCCCCAAGTGAGCACTATGCAAAGGAGAGTTCTGGTTAGAGTTTGGTTCATAAGCACTATAATAGGAACCatcaatttttgtttctttttgttacaATCCACAATCAACAGATTTGtattttagggtctgatccagcaaagaGCTGAGAGCCCTCAACTCTCACCTGCTGCCCTTAAAAGCCTGGAGAAGCTGAGAGCATTCAGCCCTCACTGGAGCTGGTCCATCACCTGAAGCAACAGACCCTCCATTATGTTTAACGGGCCATTGCAATCTCTGGTAACATCTTAAACTAAGAGATTTCAGTTCTAAATCTGCAAAATAGGGtcacaaaaataaaaactagGCACCAAAAACAAGGTACTGAGTGTGGAGCCAGCAGGGAGCTGAATGAGAAGTTATTTACACGGTAGTTGGCGTACTGTGGTTTTCATTGGAACCTCTTGTTATGTTGACATTGGTTGGAACTTGGAACTATTTTTGGGAGCTTTAAAAAACATCCAGACTGTGCCTCCCACTTTTATTCATATTGTGCACAATATCTTCTTTTATTAAagtcacaaactttttttttaaatggctcctGTTTAGCTCCCGCTGACTAAGCCAAACCAAAAAActggccaaaaaaataaaaacaaacaaacaaaccaacccagctGTGTGGCAATCTACTtccatagaaaatgggaaatagTGGGAATGTAAATCTGTAGGAAATTGTCAAGACCAACATCTACATTCAGGAGCATGGAGGTACGCAGGTGGACCTAAATtatgggggtgaggaggagaaatACAGCTATCACATCATGGCACTGCATAGTCTCCCCTAAATCTGCTTCACAGCAATTATGTGTATCACCAGATGAACAAGTAGTTGTAGCTATTGACCTGGAGGAAGAGCTGGGAAACAATGTGCCATGTTCCCCTGAGAAAATGACATGAAAGATACTGACTGGAGAGCTTATGTGACCACAACAGCTATCATGGGAACAATAGCAGCACAGTTTAGCTACTATGGTTACTAGCACTACAGAAAACCTGATAGACACTTATAGATAGCAATTGAGTCAGATACATGCTGCCATTGCTGGTAAAGGGAAGAACCTGGGGCTGCACTGAAGCAGAATTGCTATAAACATAGGGTCTGAGATCTGGCTGATATTCAGATTTTCAGCCTCCTCAGGGAGATTAGGTTTTGTCCACTGCCCATTTCTCATCGCTACCAGTCTTGTTTTTCCATGAGGATGACGTGGTGTAACTGCATCTTTTGGGAGTACATATTCCTCTTTTGTGCATTTGTACATGGGAAGGGTCAATATCATCCCTACTAACTGTTATAACAAATTGAAACCTGCTACTGAAATTCATGTTTTGGTCTTATTTTGGtccagaaagttttaaaaatggaacTGGTAAATTCAAAATACAAGGCAGAATGATGTAATCCTTcatattgtaaataaaaacatACCCTGCCCCATCTGGAAAAAAGCACCAAACTATGTCAGGCCTAAATTGGCTGTTTGATGTGTACAATACCTTTATATTTATGACCTCTAGTCACTATTAATGCAGAAAGTGTCTAGCTAATTAGTTTCTTTCATTACAATCCTGGAAACATGCAATTGATAAAATACTGAACAGATGAGTTGTGATGTCATAATGACGTCACTGTGTTAGCTAGTATCAGTCAGGATTTTCAGTCCCACTGTGTCACTCCAGGAAGAATCACTTTCAGGATTTGGTAATTCCAAGTACAGTGCAACACACAGGTTCATTCACTATTAATCAACAGAAGGAGAGAAGAAGTGGGATTGATGGCATGCTTGGCATGGAACTCCAAAGATAGTGTTCAGATTGTTCTTAGTACACTCAGCTATATTTGTTAAAATGACATTCTTTGATTTTAGAGACCAAATTTAGGATCCTTTCAAATCTGCTTGCTCAAGCACCACtactaatgaaatcaatgggacttcacTAGGAGTTTTTCCTGACTAAGAAATGAGTTAGGTTTGTTGAATAAGACTCAGACAAGGATGACTTTAAATCAGGACTATTTTAGAGGTGTATGGAAGCTAGAAAAAGCTTCAGAACTTTTTTTGTGCGGAAATGTATCATTTACCCTTTCCAGCAATACAGGGCTGAATCTTGACCAcatatcaatgggagtttaacAATTGATtctaatggaagcaggatcagatcTCAGGAATTAATAGAGCTAATGGTCTGACTTGGGGTTGGGTTTACACAACAGGAGCCTGGCAGCATTTGTAAGTCCACCAAGGAGGAGGCTGTGGCAGCAAAAAGGAACTGAAGTCGCGTCCCTGCTAAGGGCTTATAGATAACCAATGCAGTCTAAAATATATGTGGTATGGAGTAGAGCGCATGGTCAGGGTGACCAGAATACACAGGCTCAGAGAATACCTTGCGCAGACTCTGCTGGTAAGGAACCTGTGGAGCTCCTGGTGAAAATTAGAGGTGCCCTACTCTAATGGAAACTCTATAGGAAATGGCAAAACCAATTGCTTTCCTTTAGAGATGAGTTTCCCGGGGGACACAAGGAGAATTAACTGGCACAAAGGTAAGAATGTCAGCCTGGAAGAATCTATCCAAGAATCGGTATGGAAAAGCCAGTGTGAATTACTTTTGCTAATTAGTTTATAATAGGAAATTAACTTAACCCCTTCTTTCCACTCTCTTTCCAGTGgggaaaaatgtcaaaaatagAATTATAGGTGACAAATAAAGCACTGCAGCATGCCTGCATCTGACAACAAGCAGGTTTGACTGGTTCTTCCTCTCCAACTAGATCAGTCCTTGCTCAGGCCTCTCCCTTCCCAATCTATTGCTTCCAAAACACTAAGGAATCCAGTCCATCTGGCTAGTGCTTTGCTTGATTGATTTACAAACGCTGGATCTGATCCTGTAAAATGCTAAGTGTCTCCTGCTAAGTGTTGAGTGCCCTCAACTTGCAGGAGGCAGGCACTGTCTTAGCACAGTCTAGCAGGCAGTCCGTCTCCTAAAGAGcttgtctaaatagacaagaaagacaTAGGACAGGGGAAAGTGTATAACACACAAGCAGACAGCAGTGAACATACTGTTAGTGcgaagatttatttattttttatgactGGGTTTAGTTAGGAGGGAAATGGTTAAACTAAAAGTAAAGTAAAAGGAGGGGGGACACTGAAGGGAatgaggtgagggggaggggcacagggacTGGAAGAAGAAGTTAAGAGGgaatgaagctgaggtgaagagattgtgagggagaggaaggagagggtTGGAACAAACAGCCAATTGGCACATGCAATAAAAAGTCCAGTGGAAATTGTAGAAAAGTCTCTAGAATGTCCAAAGGgtcctgctttggctgcttcttcaGATGGTCCTACCCAGTGGTGTCTCTGCATGGTTCCAATTCTCTCTGCAGTTTTTCCCCAAGGCATCCTGGTGGGTGAGGGGACATCACCTGAGTCCTACTTTCTCCAGAGTGTGTGGGTGTGTCAAGGGCAGGTCTCCACTGCACAGCTCTAAGCAGAACGTTTAGGAAATgttattcacatttttaaagaacTCCGGGcaaatgcagaatttttttttattattattttattatatgacTATAGCAGCTAAACCAGGATAGTTAACAACTTTCTCTCTCAATCTGTTAACCttcaaaaatttcaaataaaaattctctcctttatAGGGACAATTtaataatgattttaaaaatgaggaaaaaaataatgtgCACATATAGAGCAGGGGCTAAAAAATACATGTATGTGccatgatatttttaaatcatgcaTCAGCATTTTAGGAATATGCAAAGTGAATATTAAACCACTCCCTAGACTTCCTGCTGCCATTGCCTGAGACCAGCATTTTTTCTCCTATATTGTGCAATGACTATTCGGAATTTTTTAGGCACTGGTTTTGGGTTACAGACAATGAATCAGAACTCAGACTATTTGCTTAATTTCCAAACAGTGCAGGGTATTACAGCACCTTGTCGTCATACAAGTTATTGCTCACAGGAAAATGTACTGATGTCATGAAGGACAAATTAACATTTATTAGCTGATTACTGCACTCTCTTTCATGCAGATCATCATGTATTTCTGCATAGCACACAGGTATGTGTAAATGAATAATCCAGGGAGGCCACCTTTAGTATAGCAGTTATTCATTTTTTGTAAGTTCAAAAGATATTTAGTGAATTTTCATAAAACACACAAATTTGAATGTGTTATCTATACCTATGTGCTCTACGTAGAGACAGAATTATAAACGGAAGCAATTATttcataatataaaatattataataataatatcgaAGCACAAACACAAAATTAACATTGATTATCCTTTTGTTAACTTACAAATCCATAAACATTAAAGATTACATGAACACTACCCGGAG includes:
- the MYOZ2 gene encoding myozenin-2 isoform X2 is translated as MVEELSVLSNRGARLFKMRQRRSDKYTYENYHYLANKQRNRSEPMQSVKMETSSAEVGHQHAPMTPPNTPDPRSPPNPENIAPGYSGPLKEIPPERFNTTSVPKYYQSPWLEAISNDPELLEALYPRLFKPEAKPELPDYRSFNRVATPFGGFERASKLVKFKVPDFNLLLLNDPRFMILANPLSTRRSFNRTPKGWTSENIPIVFIQPSDSNTVPETDDL
- the MYOZ2 gene encoding myozenin-2 isoform X1, coding for MLSHSAMVKERKQQASAIMKEIYGNESDGLDLGKKISIPRDIMVEELSVLSNRGARLFKMRQRRSDKYTYENYHYLANKQRNRSEPMQSVKMETSSAEVGHQHAPMTPPNTPDPRSPPNPENIAPGYSGPLKEIPPERFNTTSVPKYYQSPWLEAISNDPELLEALYPRLFKPEAKPELPDYRSFNRVATPFGGFERASKLVKFKVPDFNLLLLNDPRFMILANPLSTRRSFNRTPKGWTSENIPIVFIQPSDSNTVPETDDL